The sequence below is a genomic window from Corynebacterium afermentans subsp. afermentans.
AAGATCAACGAGATTAGAGCGTCAGGTTCAGATTACGAGTTTTGGATTCTGCGGTACGGAATGACGACGGAAGAGGAGTACACCGCTGTTGAGGCAGCAGCCATTGATCTCCTTCACTCATTCCCCCTCGGGGTTTGGCCCGAGCGGACGCATGTGCCCGAGTGCTTTATGGATCAGTTGACGAATGCTCGTCGTGAGGCTTCACGAGGGCACGGCATCACGCTCTTGAACGATCTCATCGCCGAAAAAGAAGCGCCTGTCCTCACTCTGACCGAAGTTCCGATGTTGCTGTTCACACTTCACGAGTGGGAGGACAAGCCTGAGGATATTCCGGGTGGAAAAAGGCGAGACGGGAACGGATACAAAAGTGAGTGGCGGAGAAGTGCTATTAGAGAGAAGCACTTCGAGGAAATTGGGCGTTCGACCTGCGCCTGGTGGCGAGTCGGAAAAGATAGTGCAAAAAAGATTGAGTACGCCGTCGCTGTTCATAAAGGCGTTACTCGAGCTATCTTCCGGATCGTCCCCAACACATTGGTAGATCATCCCGAGATTAAAGGGCGCCGTGGATTCCAATTTGAACCTATTACCCGTGGAAAAGTCACCTTATCGGATGGACGCGACCTGTACGACGAGGTCGTTGGCCAATACGGCCACCGCATCCCCGACAAGCTAAAAGGTGATATGTCGCAGTTCCGCTACTGGCCTTACCAGAACAAGCAGAAACGAAACTAGCGGGTGTAGTTGTAAAACTGTTATGTCTATGAACATTTTGGACGCGGAGTCTGGCCACTTATTGGACAAGGTGTCTGGTGGCTTTTTGGACTTTGGCTAGTGGTGGTCTTGTTGGTCGGGTTTGCGTTTCTTCAGTCGGGGTTTGGATAGGTCTGGGCGCAGTTTCGGCGGTTGACGGTGTTTCATGCCTTCAACGTGGTTGATGTTGATCTGGCCGCCGGCCGGGCGGTGTGTCAGCCTGATCGGTAACGGAACGCTGAACAGGATCTCACTGTCGTGGGCGGTATAGAACTCCGCGACGTTATTGGAGGTGACGATGCTGAACAGCTTGCGGCTTTTAAACCGTAGGCCGATGTAAAGGCTGTAGCCGCACACCAAGACTGTTCCGTGCCGGTTGACTTCGAGTTCTACTGGCACGTCGAAGCGGTAGTTTTCCGCGGCGTCTTGGGGATCTATGGTGGGGGTATCCGTGTGTGATGTACCTGGTGTGGTGATTGCACGAACGGTTTCGGCCTTGGGTGAAGTGGCAGCTTCCCCAGGGTCGTTTTTCTTCGCTGGTGGTTGTGCCAGCGGGTTGTGTGCCAGGTTGTAGTCGACCACGCGCTGCCAGATCACGTCAGGATCCAGCGGATCGGTTGGGGACTGTGCCTGTGGGAAGCTCTCCCAGGCCTGTTGCGGGGTGATGTGCATTTTTCCGACGAGCAGGCTTTGGTGACCGATTCGCAAAAAGCCGCGCGCAACCTCAACATCGTCCTGAACGGCGCACAGACGCAGCGTCCGGGCAGTGGCCCAGAGAAAATTAAATGTCTGCGCCGCCTGGCGCGTGTGCGCCGGAGGTAGGCCATATGAGCATTGTACTGCACGAAAGTGTCCTACTACCGCATTTTCAGGAGTCCTACTACCCAAATTTCAGAAGTCCTACTACCCGATTTTCAGAAAAAATGCCCCGCGCCGGGTAAGCGGCGTGGGGCACAAGCGGGGTCAGGGTTGTGGAGTGACTACAGCACTACCGCTCCCAGACGCGGTGGGAAGCCAGCAGCTCCTTGACCGGATCGGCCGCGGCGTCGGCGGTGTCGACGGCGACAATGCCCTTCTGGTCCGCCGGCACGCGGGCGCCCTCGAGCGCCTCCTTGCCGGTAGCACCCACGGCGATGATGGCCTTCTTGTGGCGCTCGAGCTCGCCGAGCATCGTGTTCACGTCGGTGTTTGCCGGCGGGTTGACCACCACGGCGGCGTCGAACTCGATGGAGCTGGCGGTCAGGTACGTGCGCGAGATGGACACGTCCTTGCCGCCAATCTTCACGGCCCCGCCCTTTTCGGCGACGAGCAGTGGGGTGGTGCCGGCGGCGAAGAGGTCGTCGACAAGCTTGCCCACGGCATCCGCGGAATCACCCAGGTCGGTGGAGATGAGCACGCCGACCTGGCGGCCGTCGATAGGCCAGGTGCCGCCCATCTGGGACAGCGCCTCGGACGGTGTCACGTCCGCAACGTCATGCTTCTCCGGGTGAGGCAGGCCGAGGTTGTCGGCCACGGCCTCCGCGAGGGCCTGGTCCACGTGCGCGAGCACATCGAGGTAGCGCACCTTGACGGTCTCCTCGTAGCACTTGCCCAGCTCGAAGGACAGGGCCTGGGTGAGGTGGTCCTGCTCGACGTCGGTGAGCGAGATGTAGAACTGGCGCGCCTGGGAGAAGTGGTCATCGAAGGACGCGGGCTGCTCACGGGTGATCTTGCCTTCCACGGCGACGGGAACGTCGATAAATGCGCCCTCGTCCACGGTGGCCTCGGCCGGGTTGTTCTCGTCCAGCGAGTTCGGCTTGTAGGGCGCCACGCCGGTGTGGGAGCCGACCTGGTGCATGCCATCGCGCAAGTTGTCGTTCACCGGCGCCTGCGGGCGGTTGATCGGCAGCTGCGCAAAGTTCGGCCCACCCAGACGGGAAATCTGGGTGTCCAGGTAGGAAAACAGGCGGCCCTGCAGCAGCGGGTCGGCGGTGACGTCGATGCCCGGGGGCAGGTGCGACGGGCAGAACGCGACCTGCTCAACCTCTTCGAAGTAGTTGCGCGGGTTCTTGTTCAGCGTCATCGTGCCGATGATCTCCACCGGCGCCAGCTCCTCGGGCACGAGCTTGGTCGGGTCCAGCAGGTCGATGCCCTCGAACATCTGGTCTTCCGTGTCCGGGAAGACCTGCACGCCCAAGTCCCACTGCGGGTAGGCGCCGGCCTCGATGGCGTCGTAAAGATCGCGGCGGTGGAAATCCGGGTCCATGCCGCCGGTGATCTGCGCTTCTTCCCACACCTGGGAGTGCACGCCGAACTTCGGCTTCCAGTGGAACTTGACCAGGGTAGTCTCGCCCGCGTCGTTAATGAAGCGGAACGTGTGGATGCCGAAGCCTTCCATCATGCGCAGCGAGCGCGGAATACCGCGGTCCGACATGTTCCACAGCGTGTGGTGGGTCGCCTCGGTGTGCAGACCGACGAAGTCCCAGAACGTGTCGTGCGCCGACTGCGCCTGAGGGATCTCGCGGTCCGGGTGCGGCTTACCCGCGTGGATGACGTCAGGGAACTTGATGGCGTCCTGGATGAAAAACACCGGGATGTTGTTGCCCACCAGGTCCCAGTTGCCCTCTTCGGTGTAGAACTTCGTGGCCCAGCCGCGGGTATCGCGCACGGAGTCGGCGGAGCCGCGGGAGCCCAGCACGGTGGAAAAACGCACGAAGACCGGAGTCTCAGCGTCCTTCTTAAACACCTTGGCTTTGGAGATCTTCGACGCGTTGCCGTTGGCCACGAACGTGCCGTGGGCACCCACACCACGCGCGTGGACGGCGCGCTCCGGGATGCGCTCGTGGTCGAAGTGGGTGATCTTCTCACGGAAGTGGTGGTCCTGCATCAGTAGCGGGCCACGTTCACCGGCGCGCAGCGACTTCGAGGTCTCGGACAGGCGCGCACCCTGAGCGGTGGTGAGGTACTCGCCTTGCTGCGTGCGCGGATCCGGGGAATCCGAACCGGCACCGAAGTGGAACGGGCAACCGGTGGCAGAAACCGAGGCCGGCGGCTGTTGCGCGTCGGTGTCCTGCGGCGGGGTGGTCTTGCCGTCGGGCTGCGAAACGCCCGGTGTTGCGGCACCCGGCTTACCGGGGGCGTTATCGCCTGCCGGCGACGCTGCGTTGGTGGATGGGGTCTTGTCGCTCATTCCAGTTCAACCTCTCAAGGTATGGCAGTAGGTGCCCGTTCGAGCGTAGCGATGCGCGCGCCGTGAGGCCGTGAAAAATTACTACGCTCGTCCACATGAGTGTGCGAAACGTGCAGCGAATCCAGGACGAAGTAGCCGAGTACTGGCCGAACGTGCGGTGGGTGGAATCCACCGGCTCCACCAACGCCGACCTACTCAACGACAACGCCGCGCCGGGCACGGTGCTCATCGCCGACGAACAGACGGCGGGCAAGGGGCGGCTGGGGCGGCAGTGGGTCACGCCGAAAGGCTCCCAGTTGGCCATGAGCATGGTGGTGGAAGTGCCGGGGACGCCGCCGCCGTTCGGCCTGCTGTCCATCGCGCCGGGCGTGGCGGTGACTGACGTGGTGCCGCAGGCGCGGCTGAAGTGGCCCAACGACGTGCAGATCGGCGGCAAGAAAATCGCCGGGATCCTCTCCGCGCTGGACATTCCCCGCGTGATCGTGGGTATCGGCATCAACGTGGTCATGCGGCCCGAAGACCTGCCCGTGGAGACCGCAACGGCGCTCAACCTCGAGGGCCTGGACGTGGATTTCGACGATTTCACCGCCGACATCCTGCGCGCGATGGGCAAGCGGCTGAACCAGTGGCGCGAGGGCGACCCGCAGCTGCTCGAGGACTACCGCGCGGTGTGCGCCACCATCGGCCAGCAGGTGCGCCTGGAGATGCGCGAGGGCGAGGAAACCGTCACCGGCACCGTCACCGGGGTCAACGACGAGGGCGAGGTGCTTATCGACGGCTCCGCTTTCTCCGTCGGCGACGTCCACCATCTGCGGCCCACGTCCTAGGCGTGCAGTACCCTGCCTGTTTATGGCTGGCAAAGCACCGTTTCGCGTCGGCGGGGACGAAGTCGTCCTCGCCGACGTGTGCGCGCCGCTTTCCGCGCTGACCATCCCGCTGCTCGAGCTGGTGGCCGTCACCGGTGTGGCCTGGATGGCCGTCGGCTGGATGGACGTGACCCCGCACGTGGACCCGGGCCTGCGCAACATCGTGGTGTTGATCTGGGCGCTGATCGTGCTGTGGCGGTTCATCGTCCCGCTGGTGGCGTCCAGACGCCGGCGCTTCATCGTCACCGACAAGCGCATCCTGGCCCGCGGCAGGCGCGGTGCGGTGGATTCCATCCCGCTGCGCCAGATCCACTCCGTGCGCCGTGAGCGCGGCGGCATCAACTTGGCGGTGTACGGCTACGCGCAGCCGATCGTGTTCGAGCGGGTGGGCAAGACGCGCGCGGTGGAGAAAGTGCTGCAGCGCGCGCTCGACGCGGCGCGCTAAACGCAAGCGCTACTTGTACCCCTTGATCTCTGTGGTGTGCAGCTGCTCGTCCAAGTCCTCGGGGGAGAGCTTGCCGCCCAAGAACTCCGCGGTGACCGGAAGGTGCAGTTCCATGTCGGTGCCAGGGCACAGCTCGATCACGGCCTCGTCCACCGTGTAGTCCAGCACGTGGCCGCCGCGCGAGTGCTCGTTATCGATGAAGTGCACGTGGCAGCCCGGCACGCCGATGCCCTTGGCGTACATGGGGGTGCGGAAACCCCCGATGACGCCTTCGACGTCGGTGAAGACGTGCTCCGCGTCGTCGGAGACGGCCTCGGACATCGGCGGGTACGGCTTTTCCTGCTTGGTAACCGTGCGCACCACCACTTCCTTGAACCGCCCGGTGATTTTCACGGCGGTGAAGAAGTTGTGGCTCGGCTCGGTGTCGTCGATGAATTTGGCCAGCTCGGAGCGGACCATGCCTGCGGGGGCGTCGAAACGCATCCGCGGCACGAAGTTGGTCACCACGGTAAACGGGGTGCGTTGGTCCAAATCGGCCACGCGCGCTTTGCCGTCGGAGGTGAGCTGGTGGCACACCCCGTCCAGGATGAGCATCTCGCCGTCGAGGGCGTCGAAGGTGCCCAGGCCGAAGTTGCCTTTGCTCAAGATGTCGCCGATGGTCAGCTCGCCGTCGTAGATGCCGTCGAGAAGCGCGGTCATCAGCGAGTTCTGGAAGATTGTGTGGCGGGCGATCGTTTCAGACATGGCTGCGATGCTAGTCGGAGGGGCGACTAGAGTGTGCAGGGTGAGTAACGCCTATGGGATGCCCGTCGTCGCCGTTATCGGCGACGGCCAGTTGGCACGGATGATGCAGACGGAAGCGATCGAGCTCGGCGTGGAGACCCGCGTGCTGGCCGCAAGCGAGGACGCCTCGGCCGCGCAGGTGTTCGGCGACGTGCGCCTCGGTGACTACACCAAGCTTGAGGACCTGCGCGCGATCGTGGACGGCGCGGATGCGGTCACCTTCGACCACGAGCATGTGCCCAATAAGTACGCGCAGTTGCTTATCGACGAAGGCGTGGCCGTCGAACCCCGCCCCGATGCGTTGATCTACGCCCAGGACAAACTCGAGCAGCGCCGCCGCCTGTCCGAGGCCGGCCTGCCGGTGCCGGCGTTCGCGGCGATCGAGTCGGCCGCGGACGCCGAGGCGTTCTGGGACGGGACCGGCGGCCAGGTGTGTCTGAAGGCCACGCGTGGCGGCTATGACGGACACGGGGTGTGGTTCCCGTCGTCGCGCGCAGAGTGCGCCGAGCTGGTTGAGGAACTTCTGGGCCGTGACCTGCCGCTGATGGCGGAGAAGAAGATCCCGTTCACCCGCGAGCTGTCCGCGATGGTAGCGCGCAACCGCTCCGGCGACGTGCGCGCCTGGCCGGTGGTGGAGTCGCGCCAGGACGGCGGGATCTGCCGCGTGGCCATCGCTCCCGCGCCGGGCATGTCCGCGGAGCTGGCGGCGCGCTGCGAGGAGCTCGCCGTGCGCGTTGCCGAGGGCTTGGGCGTAACCGGCGTTCTGGCCGTGGAGCTGTTCGAGTACGTCGGCGACAACGGCCCCGAGGTCTCCGTCAACGAGTTGGCCATGCGCCCGCACAACACCGGCCACTGGACCCAGGACGGGTGCGTGACCTCCCAGTTCGAGCAGCATGTTCGGGCGGTACTGGATTGGCCGTTAGGTGCCGTCGATAAGCTTTCGCCCGCAACCGTCATGGTTAACACCCTCGGCGGCGACGAAGACCCCGCCGTACCGATGGCCGAGCGCGTCGTCGAAGTGATGCGCAAATACCCGCAGGCCAAGGTGCACCTCTACGGCAAAGACCACCGCCCCGGGCGCAAGATGGGGCACATCAACGTCTGCGCGGACAGCGTCGACGACGCGCTCGCCGTAGCCGAAGACGCCGCGCACTACATCATCCACGCAACCTGGAAGGACTAGACATATGGCACAGCCAGTCGTTGGCATCATCATGGGCTCCGACTCGGACTGGGACACCGTCGCCCCAGCCGCCGAGGTGCTCGCCGAATTCAATATCCCCTTCGAGGTAGGGGTGGTCTCCGCGCACCGCACGCCCGAGAAGATGCTGGCGTACGCCAAGGAAGCGCACACGCGCGACCTGCAGGTGATCATCGCCTGCGCAGGCGGTGCCGCGCACCTGCCGGGCATGGTCGCCGCGGCGACCCCGCTGCCGGTGATCGGCATCCCGCGCGCCCTAGACACCCTCGACGGGCTGGACTCGCTGCTGTCCATCGTGCAGATGCCCGGCGGCGTGCCGGTGGCCACCGTCTCCATCGGTGGCGCGAAGAACGCAGGTTTGCTCGCCGCGCGCATCCTGGGTGCGGCCGACCCGTCAGTGCAGCGCAAGATGGTGGACTACCAGGCGCGCATGGCCCAAGAGGTGGAGCGTAAGGACGAGGCGCTGCGTCAGCGCCTGATGGGTGAGTAACCCAATCGTCGTGCTGGGCGCCCGCATCGTCGACGGGCGCCCTTCGCGCATGCTCGAGTTCCGCCTGCGCCGTGCGCTCGAGGTGTGGAGTGCCGCTCCCGCGCCGCTCGTGGTCTCCGGATTTGGGGAGGCGGAGGTGATGGCCGACTGGTTGCTGGTCCGCGGGGTGCCGGAGGCGTCGATCGTGCTGGAGCCTCAGGCGCGCTCCACCAACGAAAATCTGGAGCGCTCCCGGGAGCTGTTCCCGGACGCTGCCTATCTCACCGTGGTGACCAGCGGTTTCCACGTTCTGCGCACCCGCGTGTGGGCGTGGCACTTGGGCATCCCGGTGCGCCTGGTGGCGGCGCCGACCCCGGAGACCTCTCGAGCGAAGAACTACGCGCGGGAGGTGGTGGCGCTGCCGCACTCCGTGGCGCGGGTGGCGTGGCGGCGTTTCGTGCGGCGCGTCTTCGGGCGGTAGGGGAGCGGAGTTTCGTATACGATATTTGCATGGAAAGGGATGATGAGGCTGAAGCGGGGTACGACCTTTCGAAGCTGCCCGCTCCGCGCCGAGGTCGTCCACCAGTAGGTAGAGGTGCAGGTACGGTCGTACCGGTGCGTCTCGACGACGAAACGATCGCCGCCCTCATGGCCCGCGCCGAAGCGGTGGGTCTGACCACCCGGTCGGATGCGATCCGTGAGGCTATCCGGCAGTGGACTGGGGCGGACCTACGGAGCTAAACCCCGAGTAAGGGATCCAGAGTAAGGCCGATTTTGGGCCGTGCTCTGGATCCCTTACTCGGGGTTTGTGGAATGGGGGTCGCGCTGAGACGGGGGTCGCGCGGCCGGAAGCGCTACTTCGGCAGGCCCGGCAGGTTCAGCCCCAGGTGCGGGCCAGCGAAGTAGAGGCTGGCGGCGCCGATGGTGGCCACAATGGCGATGATGCCGGCGAGCAGGCCGGCGAAACGCTTGGCGTTGTCGATCTCGTCCTGGGTGTACTCGGAGCTGCCCGGGCCGCTGGACTGCTTGCCCTGGTCGGTGGCTGCTTCGGTGTCCTTCGCCGTGGTGGCCGGGGCAGAAGCGTCGGCGGCGGTGGCCACCGGGGCGGCGCCTGCGACGAGGGCGACGGCGAGCGCGGGGGCGATGGCGCGGCGGGAGATGGAGCTGGTGAGCATGGGCGGTCCCTTCATGGGCGTGAGCACGGGTATATCCGCCACAGAATAACCGACTGAGTCGGTTGGACCCGCGACGACCCCGCGAGGGCTCGCGACTACCCGGGCGTTACTGCCCGTCGATGAAGCGGGTGACCTTCTCCGCCTCGGTGATCTCCTGCAGCCGCTCTGCGGAGACCAGCCCGGTGACCACGACGACGGAGCCGCCGGCGGCGATGGGGCCGAGCACGTTCGCGGCGAACTCGCCGGTGGTGTGCCAGTCCTGCACGAGGTAGCGCTGCGCATCGAGGCCGGGCACCGCGAACGAGCTCAGCGCAGGGGATTGGCCGAAGTAGTCGTCGCCGTAGAAGCGCACGGTGGGTCCGAAGTCCACGGTGCCCACGGGAAGCTCGCCGCCGGCTTCCACCACGCCGCGGCCGAACGGGTCGTCGGAGACCACCACGCAATCGGGCACCTCGTTCCACCGCGCGGCGCCGTCCAGGGTGGTGAAGATGAGGTCGGGGGCGGGGGCACCGGAGGCGTCGATAAGCGGGGTGCGCGAGGAGTTGTACGCGCCGATCGCGATGACCGCCGCTTGCCACGACACCGGCAGATCGATGGCGACCTCGTCGCCGGCGTCGAACTCCTCGTCGAGCATGTTGGCGACCTTGCTGGCCCAGTTGTCCAGCGTCTGCGCCGAAAAATCCATGCGCACGCCGCGCGAGTCGTCATAGACGGTCAGGCGCGGCGACGACGGGTCGGTCTGCATCAGCGGTGCGAACATGCTCATGCCCGCCTATCGTAAGGGGCAATTGCTTTACGACGCCAACATGATCGACGCGCCCGGCCCCAACGGCAAGTCGAATTGGTACCAGATAAACAGCAGTACCACCCAGAACAGCCAGAACACCACGGTGAACACGATCAGGCGCGACATCAGGGTGCCGATGCCGGACTAGGTGTCGGGGTGGTGCTAGTTCACGCAGCGCGGGCTGTCGCCGTCGGCGGTGATCTCGGGGGCGATCTCGGTGGCACCGAAGTCCTCGCCTGGGGTGCCCACCGGCGCCTCCTGCTGTGCTTCCTCCGCGGTCATCACACCCGGTCCGGCGTAATCCTCGGCCACGACGGCCACTATCGTGCCCGGTTCGAGCGAGGCGTTGGCCACCACCGGCACACCGCCGAGGATGCGGGCGAGCTCCTGCGCGGCGGGATCGTCGGCGTCGGGCGCCACTACCTGGCTCTGGTAGTACAGGCCCTCCATGGCGTTTGCCACCTCGGAGACCTGGATGCCCTGGTTGGAAAGCTCCTCGCCGACGCGGCCGGCCTGGCCCGGCACGGCTCCGGCGTTGAGCACGATGACGTCCTGGGCGCCGAGCACCGTGGAATCTGCGGCGGGGGAGTCTGAAGTGTCGGTGTCGTTTTCCAGGCTGTCTTCCTGGTCGTCTTCCTGCGCGGGCTTGACCGAGTCCTCCATGAACTGGTGCACCTGGGACACGTCGACGGTGATGATGGACTCGCCGTAGTCGCCGATGCCGTTGACGGACGTGACCGGGATCGTGGTGAACGAGACATTGTCGCCGGCCAGGCCGGAGAGCTGCTGTGCGAAGCGGACCACGTCCCAGTCCTTGTCCAGCGTGACGGAGCGCTCCGCGGCGTTGGCGAGTTCGCGCAGGCGCGCCGGGTTGGTCAAGGTGCCCGCGGAGAGCATGTTGCGCACCAGCGACGCCATGAAGGTCTGCTGGCGGACAATGCGGTCGAGGTCGCCGCGGGGCAGGTCGTGGCGCTGACGCACAAAGGACAACGCCTGGGTTCCATTGAGCGTTTGAACACCGGCGGGGAAGTGGGCGCCGGACAGTGGCTCGTCCACCGCATTGTTCAGGCACACGGTCACGCCGCCCACGGCATCCGTGAGTAGGACGAAACCGAGCAGACCCACCTGCGCGAAGTGGTCGACCTCTACGCCGGTGAGGTTGGCCACTGCATCAATGAGCCCCTCTTGGCCGGCGCGGGCAACCTGCTGCTCCAGCTCCGGGCCCTCGGACATGCCGTCCTCTTCGACCAGCTCGT
It includes:
- a CDS encoding TIGR03089 family protein, which produces MSMFAPLMQTDPSSPRLTVYDDSRGVRMDFSAQTLDNWASKVANMLDEEFDAGDEVAIDLPVSWQAAVIAIGAYNSSRTPLIDASGAPAPDLIFTTLDGAARWNEVPDCVVVSDDPFGRGVVEAGGELPVGTVDFGPTVRFYGDDYFGQSPALSSFAVPGLDAQRYLVQDWHTTGEFAANVLGPIAAGGSVVVVTGLVSAERLQEITEAEKVTRFIDGQ
- the purE gene encoding 5-(carboxyamino)imidazole ribonucleotide mutase; this encodes MAQPVVGIIMGSDSDWDTVAPAAEVLAEFNIPFEVGVVSAHRTPEKMLAYAKEAHTRDLQVIIACAGGAAHLPGMVAAATPLPVIGIPRALDTLDGLDSLLSIVQMPGGVPVATVSIGGAKNAGLLAARILGAADPSVQRKMVDYQARMAQEVERKDEALRQRLMGE
- the budA gene encoding acetolactate decarboxylase — translated: MSETIARHTIFQNSLMTALLDGIYDGELTIGDILSKGNFGLGTFDALDGEMLILDGVCHQLTSDGKARVADLDQRTPFTVVTNFVPRMRFDAPAGMVRSELAKFIDDTEPSHNFFTAVKITGRFKEVVVRTVTKQEKPYPPMSEAVSDDAEHVFTDVEGVIGGFRTPMYAKGIGVPGCHVHFIDNEHSRGGHVLDYTVDEAVIELCPGTDMELHLPVTAEFLGGKLSPEDLDEQLHTTEIKGYK
- a CDS encoding LEM-3-like GIY-YIG domain-containing protein, encoding MSKKNLNPTGHTSEEPSKKVLKQVADELGMYVYMLVDPRNGLPFYVGKGQGLRFTYHGFEADAASENEAEKNEKIKKINEIRASGSDYEFWILRYGMTTEEEYTAVEAAAIDLLHSFPLGVWPERTHVPECFMDQLTNARREASRGHGITLLNDLIAEKEAPVLTLTEVPMLLFTLHEWEDKPEDIPGGKRRDGNGYKSEWRRSAIREKHFEEIGRSTCAWWRVGKDSAKKIEYAVAVHKGVTRAIFRIVPNTLVDHPEIKGRRGFQFEPITRGKVTLSDGRDLYDEVVGQYGHRIPDKLKGDMSQFRYWPYQNKQKRN
- a CDS encoding ribbon-helix-helix domain-containing protein, encoding MERDDEAEAGYDLSKLPAPRRGRPPVGRGAGTVVPVRLDDETIAALMARAEAVGLTTRSDAIREAIRQWTGADLRS
- a CDS encoding YdcF family protein produces the protein MSNPIVVLGARIVDGRPSRMLEFRLRRALEVWSAAPAPLVVSGFGEAEVMADWLLVRGVPEASIVLEPQARSTNENLERSRELFPDAAYLTVVTSGFHVLRTRVWAWHLGIPVRLVAAPTPETSRAKNYAREVVALPHSVARVAWRRFVRRVFGR
- a CDS encoding biotin--[acetyl-CoA-carboxylase] ligase, which codes for MSVRNVQRIQDEVAEYWPNVRWVESTGSTNADLLNDNAAPGTVLIADEQTAGKGRLGRQWVTPKGSQLAMSMVVEVPGTPPPFGLLSIAPGVAVTDVVPQARLKWPNDVQIGGKKIAGILSALDIPRVIVGIGINVVMRPEDLPVETATALNLEGLDVDFDDFTADILRAMGKRLNQWREGDPQLLEDYRAVCATIGQQVRLEMREGEETVTGTVTGVNDEGEVLIDGSAFSVGDVHHLRPTS
- a CDS encoding AbgT family transporter encodes the protein MGTLMSRLIVFTVVFWLFWVVLLFIWYQFDLPLGPGASIMLAS
- a CDS encoding 5-(carboxyamino)imidazole ribonucleotide synthase gives rise to the protein MSNAYGMPVVAVIGDGQLARMMQTEAIELGVETRVLAASEDASAAQVFGDVRLGDYTKLEDLRAIVDGADAVTFDHEHVPNKYAQLLIDEGVAVEPRPDALIYAQDKLEQRRRLSEAGLPVPAFAAIESAADAEAFWDGTGGQVCLKATRGGYDGHGVWFPSSRAECAELVEELLGRDLPLMAEKKIPFTRELSAMVARNRSGDVRAWPVVESRQDGGICRVAIAPAPGMSAELAARCEELAVRVAEGLGVTGVLAVELFEYVGDNGPEVSVNELAMRPHNTGHWTQDGCVTSQFEQHVRAVLDWPLGAVDKLSPATVMVNTLGGDEDPAVPMAERVVEVMRKYPQAKVHLYGKDHRPGRKMGHINVCADSVDDALAVAEDAAHYIIHATWKD
- a CDS encoding catalase, whose translation is MSDKTPSTNAASPAGDNAPGKPGAATPGVSQPDGKTTPPQDTDAQQPPASVSATGCPFHFGAGSDSPDPRTQQGEYLTTAQGARLSETSKSLRAGERGPLLMQDHHFREKITHFDHERIPERAVHARGVGAHGTFVANGNASKISKAKVFKKDAETPVFVRFSTVLGSRGSADSVRDTRGWATKFYTEEGNWDLVGNNIPVFFIQDAIKFPDVIHAGKPHPDREIPQAQSAHDTFWDFVGLHTEATHHTLWNMSDRGIPRSLRMMEGFGIHTFRFINDAGETTLVKFHWKPKFGVHSQVWEEAQITGGMDPDFHRRDLYDAIEAGAYPQWDLGVQVFPDTEDQMFEGIDLLDPTKLVPEELAPVEIIGTMTLNKNPRNYFEEVEQVAFCPSHLPPGIDVTADPLLQGRLFSYLDTQISRLGGPNFAQLPINRPQAPVNDNLRDGMHQVGSHTGVAPYKPNSLDENNPAEATVDEGAFIDVPVAVEGKITREQPASFDDHFSQARQFYISLTDVEQDHLTQALSFELGKCYEETVKVRYLDVLAHVDQALAEAVADNLGLPHPEKHDVADVTPSEALSQMGGTWPIDGRQVGVLISTDLGDSADAVGKLVDDLFAAGTTPLLVAEKGGAVKIGGKDVSISRTYLTASSIEFDAAVVVNPPANTDVNTMLGELERHKKAIIAVGATGKEALEGARVPADQKGIVAVDTADAAADPVKELLASHRVWER
- a CDS encoding LCP family protein, whose amino-acid sequence is MTDPNRRARDIQAAPSRARDVSQSGHPVVKGVLAVVSAMAITLSGVGYFAVGRLGGQLSASELDVSSQSKSKGKGNKDDAALDGAVDILLVGSDSRTDAQGNPLSEDELARLNAGIADGEINTDTIMVIRIPEDGSKATAVSIPRDTYIHDATYGNLKINGVYGAYAADKRDELVEEDGMSEGPELEQQVARAGQEGLIDAVANLTGVEVDHFAQVGLLGFVLLTDAVGGVTVCLNNAVDEPLSGAHFPAGVQTLNGTQALSFVRQRHDLPRGDLDRIVRQQTFMASLVRNMLSAGTLTNPARLRELANAAERSVTLDKDWDVVRFAQQLSGLAGDNVSFTTIPVTSVNGIGDYGESIITVDVSQVHQFMEDSVKPAQEDDQEDSLENDTDTSDSPAADSTVLGAQDVIVLNAGAVPGQAGRVGEELSNQGIQVSEVANAMEGLYYQSQVVAPDADDPAAQELARILGGVPVVANASLEPGTIVAVVAEDYAGPGVMTAEEAQQEAPVGTPGEDFGATEIAPEITADGDSPRCVN